The Caloramator mitchellensis genome has a segment encoding these proteins:
- a CDS encoding V-type ATP synthase subunit F translates to MRIYLISDSHDTFVGMRLSGIKGVLVNSASEAEEEINSILRDKEVGIIVLTERLSSQLKNLVDDIKLNRDLPLIVEIPNRHGSIKDKDYITGYIKESIGIRI, encoded by the coding sequence ATGAGAATATATCTTATTTCAGATAGTCATGATACATTTGTTGGAATGAGGCTCTCGGGAATCAAAGGAGTTCTTGTCAATAGTGCATCGGAGGCTGAGGAAGAAATAAATAGCATTTTAAGGGATAAGGAAGTGGGTATTATCGTTTTGACCGAGAGGTTGTCCAGTCAATTGAAAAATTTGGTGGATGATATCAAATTGAACAGGGACCTTCCGCTTATTGTTGAAATTCCTAACAGGCACGGAAGCATTAAGGATAAGGATTATATAACAGGGTATATTAAGGAATCCATTGGTATCAGGATTTGA
- a CDS encoding ATP synthase subunit C → MWTFVILATIIVIITITKGVLSLNREVYSKEKIKRELKLNIFSMVPVLTGLIITMIPRVAYAASSTDSAAGLGFIAAGLSTGLAAIGAGYAVGAVGSSALGAVSEDPKILGKTLIFVGLAEGIAIYGLIISIMILGRL, encoded by the coding sequence ATGTGGACATTTGTTATTTTAGCAACTATTATAGTCATAATAACCATTACAAAGGGAGTTTTAAGCCTTAATAGGGAAGTTTATAGCAAGGAGAAGATTAAAAGGGAGCTAAAGCTGAATATTTTTTCTATGGTGCCTGTTTTAACAGGGCTTATAATTACAATGATTCCACGTGTGGCATACGCTGCATCGAGCACTGACAGTGCAGCCGGGCTTGGCTTTATTGCAGCCGGCCTTAGCACCGGGCTTGCAGCAATCGGCGCAGGTTATGCAGTTGGTGCCGTTGGCTCGTCTGCACTTGGGGCAGTTTCGGAGGACCCTAAAATACTTGGAAAAACTCTCATATTTGTAGGTCTTGCTGAAGGGATTGCAATTTATGGTCTTATAATTTCTATTATGATTTTAGGAAGACTTTAG
- a CDS encoding V-type ATP synthase subunit E, with amino-acid sequence MVTIEEKIKLFTELIYQKIEKENQDEISKFNEEYSDILNQKRQEFEKYIDNLKEERIKSIKEEVEKVISKAKYEQKRMILKKKQEIFELFFRDLKESIYKFVATEGYRNWVLKSFDEASLKLFDGKFKITTNRNTYDILKGKLQQGKVEFELDEKMAGGFILEDSNRLRIDCSIENILEDNKERLGLILFKWL; translated from the coding sequence ATGGTGACGATTGAAGAGAAGATAAAGCTGTTTACTGAACTTATATATCAAAAAATAGAGAAGGAAAATCAGGATGAAATATCAAAATTTAACGAGGAGTATTCTGATATTTTAAATCAAAAGAGGCAGGAGTTTGAAAAATATATTGATAATTTAAAGGAAGAAAGGATAAAAAGCATAAAGGAAGAGGTAGAAAAGGTTATTTCAAAGGCAAAGTATGAACAAAAGAGGATGATTCTTAAAAAGAAGCAGGAGATTTTTGAGTTGTTTTTTAGGGATTTAAAGGAAAGTATTTATAAATTCGTTGCGACTGAAGGGTATAGAAATTGGGTGCTTAAAAGTTTTGATGAAGCATCTTTAAAACTATTTGATGGAAAGTTTAAGATTACAACAAATCGAAATACCTATGATATTTTAAAAGGCAAACTTCAGCAAGGAAAGGTAGAGTTTGAATTAGATGAAAAAATGGCTGGTGGTTTTATTTTGGAAGACAGTAATAGGCTAAGAATAGACTGTTCGATAGAAAATATTTTAGAAGATAATAAAGAGAGATTGGGCTTGATTTTGTTCAAGTGGCTTTAG